In the Flagellimonas sp. HMM57 genome, one interval contains:
- a CDS encoding regulatory iron-sulfur-containing complex subunit RicT, which translates to MGCSSCSTGKDGQPRGCKNNGTCGTDGCNKLTVFDWLSNMSLPNGQKPFDCVEVRFKNSRKEFFRNTDNLPLVIGDVVATQAKSGHDIGIVTLTGELVKVQMKKKKVAHDETIPKIYRKASQRDIDIWQKCRNKEPEIQKRSREIAISLKLQMKLSDVEFQGDGSKATFYYTAEDRVDFRQLIKDMAKAFSIRIEMRQIGYRQEAQRLGGIGSCGRELCCSTWLTDFRSVSTASARYQQLALNPQKLAGQCGKLKCCLNYELDMYLEALKDFPTQDSRLLTKKGIAFCQKTDIFKQTLWFSYKDDPATWHALDKDHVLEILEMNKRNEKIASLEEYAQDNVSEEKLAFENVVGQDSLTRFDRPKKKKRNNKKRRKNKPKASSNAQ; encoded by the coding sequence ATGGGATGTAGCAGTTGTTCAACCGGCAAGGATGGACAACCGCGTGGTTGCAAGAACAATGGTACTTGTGGCACTGATGGTTGTAATAAGCTAACGGTTTTTGATTGGCTTTCCAATATGTCGCTACCTAACGGTCAAAAGCCTTTTGATTGTGTTGAGGTACGGTTCAAGAACAGTAGAAAAGAATTTTTTAGGAATACAGATAACCTACCGTTGGTCATAGGCGATGTAGTGGCAACTCAGGCGAAGTCTGGTCATGACATAGGGATAGTTACGCTTACCGGGGAGTTGGTAAAAGTGCAAATGAAAAAAAAGAAGGTTGCACATGATGAGACAATTCCCAAAATCTACAGAAAAGCTTCACAACGCGATATAGACATTTGGCAAAAATGCCGAAACAAAGAACCTGAAATTCAAAAACGTTCGAGAGAAATCGCTATTTCTTTAAAGCTTCAAATGAAGCTTAGCGATGTTGAATTTCAGGGAGATGGATCAAAAGCAACTTTTTATTATACTGCGGAGGACCGTGTAGATTTTAGACAGCTCATTAAAGATATGGCCAAGGCTTTTAGCATTCGTATAGAAATGCGACAAATAGGCTATCGCCAAGAAGCACAACGCTTGGGCGGAATAGGTTCTTGTGGTAGAGAACTCTGTTGTTCCACGTGGCTAACCGATTTTAGGTCGGTAAGTACAGCGTCGGCCAGGTACCAACAATTGGCATTGAATCCACAAAAATTGGCAGGACAATGCGGAAAGCTAAAATGTTGCCTCAACTATGAGCTGGACATGTACTTGGAAGCACTTAAAGACTTTCCAACACAAGACAGCCGTCTTCTTACAAAAAAAGGTATTGCCTTTTGTCAAAAAACGGATATTTTCAAGCAAACACTTTGGTTTTCATACAAGGATGACCCCGCTACATGGCATGCGTTAGATAAAGACCATGTACTTGAGATTTTGGAAATGAACAAAAGGAATGAAAAGATAGCCAGCTTGGAAGAATACGCACAAGACAATGTTAGTGAAGAAAAATTGGCTTTTGAAAATGTAGTGGGCCAAGATAGCCTTACCCGATTCGATAGACCCAAGAAAAAGAAACGAAATAATAAAAAGAGAAGAAAAAATAAACCAAAAGCATCCTCCAATGCACAATAA
- a CDS encoding rhodanese-related sulfurtransferase produces MQLYNTLSAKEREKLIEDAGKDRLTISFYKYAQIRNLEIFRNHLFIHWDELEVLGRIYVAHEGINAQLSVPADNFELFKKHLDSIVFLEKVRLNIAIEQDNKSFLKLKVKIREKIVADGLNDASFDVTNKGIHVGAEQFNELIEDPDTVLVDMRNHYESEIGHFKNAVTPDVDTFRDSLDIIEKDLAEHKDDKKLVMYCTGGIRCEKASAYYKHKGFKNVYQLEGGIIEYTRQVKAQSLENKFLGKNFVFDHRRGERISSDVISNCHQCGEPCDEHVNCANEACHLLFIQCEKCAEAMGDCCSSECKEVHQLPFEEQKRLRKGKKASNKIFKKGRSEVLRYKK; encoded by the coding sequence ATGCAACTGTACAATACACTAAGTGCAAAAGAAAGGGAAAAACTTATCGAAGATGCCGGCAAAGACCGGTTGACCATCTCTTTCTATAAATATGCACAGATACGAAATCTAGAAATCTTTAGGAACCATTTATTCATTCATTGGGACGAACTGGAAGTTCTAGGTAGAATTTATGTGGCCCACGAAGGTATAAACGCGCAACTTTCGGTCCCTGCGGATAACTTTGAATTGTTTAAAAAACATCTGGACAGTATTGTTTTTCTAGAAAAAGTCCGATTAAATATTGCTATTGAGCAGGATAACAAATCGTTCTTGAAACTCAAGGTAAAGATTCGTGAAAAAATAGTTGCGGATGGATTGAACGATGCTTCTTTTGATGTTACAAACAAGGGAATACATGTGGGAGCGGAACAGTTCAACGAACTTATTGAAGACCCGGATACCGTTCTGGTGGACATGCGCAATCACTATGAAAGCGAAATAGGACATTTTAAAAATGCCGTAACACCAGATGTGGATACCTTTAGGGATTCGCTGGACATCATTGAAAAAGACCTTGCAGAACATAAGGATGATAAAAAATTGGTGATGTACTGTACAGGGGGTATACGGTGCGAAAAAGCCAGTGCCTACTACAAGCACAAAGGCTTCAAAAATGTATACCAATTGGAAGGAGGGATTATTGAATACACTAGACAAGTCAAGGCTCAAAGTTTAGAGAATAAGTTTTTGGGCAAAAATTTTGTTTTCGACCATAGAAGAGGGGAACGTATTTCGAGCGATGTTATTTCTAATTGCCATCAATGTGGGGAACCCTGTGATGAACATGTAAACTGTGCAAATGAAGCTTGCCACCTACTGTTTATACAATGTGAAAAATGTGCAGAAGCCATGGGTGATTGCTGCTCCTCGGAATGTAAAGAAGTACACCAACTACCTTTTGAGGAGCAAAAACGTTTGCGCAAAGGCAAAAAAGCAAGCAACAAAATTTTTAAGAAAGGACGGTCAGAAGTCCTGCGCTACAAAAAGTAG
- the recA gene encoding recombinase RecA — protein MSNEKEAKLKALKLTLDKLDKTYGKGAVMKMGDSVVEDIEVIPSGSLGLDIALGVSGYPRGRVIEIYGPESSGKTTLTLHAIAEAQKNGGIAAFIDAEHAFDRFYAKKLGVDIDNLIISQPDHGEQALEIADNLIRSGAIDIVIVDSVAALTPKSEIEGEMGDSKMGLHARLMSQALRKLTSTISKTNCTVVFINQLREKIGVMFGNPETTTGGNALKFYASVRLDIRRSTQIKNTEGNVLGNKTRVKVVKNKVAPPFKTAEFDIMYGEGISKIGEILDLGVAYEIVKKSGSWFSYGDTKLGQGRDAVKSLLADNPELAEELEGKIKEAIAAVNA, from the coding sequence ATGAGCAACGAAAAAGAAGCAAAACTAAAAGCACTAAAACTTACATTGGATAAACTGGACAAAACCTACGGTAAAGGTGCTGTCATGAAAATGGGAGATAGTGTCGTTGAAGATATTGAAGTAATCCCTTCTGGATCGTTAGGACTTGATATTGCTTTGGGCGTAAGTGGTTATCCCAGAGGTAGGGTCATAGAAATTTATGGACCTGAATCTTCTGGTAAAACTACATTGACGCTACATGCTATTGCCGAAGCACAAAAAAATGGCGGTATTGCAGCGTTTATTGATGCTGAACATGCTTTTGATCGTTTCTATGCCAAAAAATTAGGTGTAGATATCGACAATCTTATTATCTCCCAACCTGATCATGGTGAACAAGCTTTGGAAATTGCCGATAATCTAATCCGTTCTGGTGCCATTGATATTGTTATTGTTGATTCTGTGGCAGCCCTTACCCCAAAAAGTGAAATTGAAGGGGAAATGGGAGATTCCAAAATGGGGTTGCATGCACGTTTAATGTCACAAGCGTTACGAAAACTTACCTCCACCATAAGCAAAACAAATTGCACCGTGGTCTTTATTAACCAATTGCGCGAAAAAATTGGGGTCATGTTTGGGAATCCCGAGACCACTACAGGTGGTAATGCACTTAAGTTTTACGCTTCTGTTCGATTGGATATTAGGCGATCAACACAAATAAAAAATACGGAAGGAAATGTGTTGGGGAACAAAACAAGGGTTAAAGTTGTAAAAAACAAAGTTGCTCCTCCTTTTAAAACTGCTGAGTTTGATATTATGTATGGGGAAGGAATTTCCAAAATAGGAGAGATTCTTGATTTAGGGGTAGCCTACGAAATTGTAAAGAAAAGTGGTTCTTGGTTTAGCTATGGGGATACCAAGCTTGGACAAGGTAGGGATGCCGTTAAGTCGCTGTTGGCAGATAATCCAGAACTTGCAGAAGAACTTGAGGGTAAAATTAAAGAAGCCATTGCCGCGGTAAACGCTTAA
- a CDS encoding RNA polymerase sigma factor, with translation MDLEELIHNCKKGKRKAQAELYRKYSGVLFGMCLKYSKNKTEAEDNLHDSFMTIFNKIDQFNHNGSFEGWIKRITVNTVLQKYRKEQHLNVVSENISEEIEVDTEQADISLSALLGHIQQLPNKYRLTFNLYVLDGYSHKEISEMLGTSTGTSKSNLARAKMILREKIEKENINIA, from the coding sequence TTGGATCTTGAAGAACTGATACATAATTGTAAGAAAGGGAAAAGAAAGGCACAGGCTGAACTATATAGGAAATATTCCGGGGTTCTTTTTGGGATGTGCTTAAAATATTCCAAGAATAAGACTGAAGCAGAAGATAATCTGCACGACAGTTTTATGACCATTTTCAACAAAATAGATCAGTTCAACCACAATGGTTCCTTTGAAGGGTGGATAAAACGGATTACCGTGAACACGGTGCTTCAGAAGTACAGAAAAGAACAACACTTAAATGTTGTTTCTGAAAATATTAGTGAAGAAATAGAGGTTGATACCGAACAAGCAGATATTAGTCTTTCTGCTTTGCTGGGACATATTCAACAGCTGCCAAATAAATACAGGTTAACTTTTAACCTCTATGTTTTGGATGGTTACAGCCATAAAGAAATAAGTGAGATGCTAGGGACATCCACTGGGACTTCAAAATCAAATTTAGCTAGGGCTAAAATGATTTTGAGGGAAAAAATTGAAAAAGAAAATATAAACATTGCTTAA
- a CDS encoding outer membrane beta-barrel protein, whose protein sequence is MGKKNLEQLFKETFTGFHEVPDERVWESIEASLDKKDKKRIVPFWWRMGGVAALLAILFYVINPFDNTGNDSQILITDIENKEEVHQNDSVSKHSNVQELTNSSNEDATNNPKDTSTENYEDTDGSLNKNQSIKNAQEYAATDVFEDEGLPENKNNPKNNLSHGIDVEKTKQDAQGVASDDSIEKKKPVNENNAADVLGFPTKNQTDAIAVVKDQDKNTVSPPNTTKEVLKKEGILQNEKENEGIAENKKQSIFDAIAQQEEETVVENSNNGRWSVGPSVAPVYFGSTGEGSPIHSNFASNSKSGSVNLSYGVTVAYDVGKRLKVRSGVHKVNFGYDTNGISASSSLDGSTNDLIDNISYNQTSRNLVLQSKTTIPDASDADTFGDVPFLEISANETPGVDGNLVQQLGYIEVPLELSYALVDKKFGLNLIGGISSLFLIEGDNSIVLEAENLVTEVGEANNANSLNFSTNIGIGLNYEFSPKVQLNIEPVFKYQLNTFSETAGTFNPFSVGVYSGVSFRF, encoded by the coding sequence ATGGGGAAAAAGAATTTAGAGCAACTGTTCAAAGAGACATTTACAGGGTTTCATGAAGTTCCAGACGAAAGGGTTTGGGAATCCATTGAAGCTTCTTTGGACAAAAAGGACAAAAAAAGGATAGTACCATTTTGGTGGCGAATGGGCGGTGTTGCCGCATTGTTGGCGATACTGTTTTATGTGATAAATCCATTCGATAATACAGGAAACGATTCCCAAATACTAATTACCGATATTGAAAACAAAGAAGAAGTACATCAAAATGATAGTGTTTCAAAGCATTCCAATGTACAGGAATTGACCAACTCTTCAAATGAGGATGCCACAAACAACCCAAAAGATACCTCAACAGAAAATTACGAAGACACGGACGGTTCTCTAAACAAAAACCAAAGCATAAAAAACGCTCAGGAGTATGCTGCAACAGATGTATTTGAAGATGAAGGCCTCCCTGAAAACAAAAACAATCCAAAAAACAACTTATCGCATGGGATAGATGTTGAAAAAACCAAACAGGATGCACAAGGTGTTGCTTCAGATGATAGTATTGAAAAGAAGAAACCTGTAAACGAAAATAATGCAGCGGATGTTTTAGGTTTTCCAACTAAAAATCAAACGGATGCGATAGCTGTTGTTAAAGATCAGGATAAGAACACCGTCTCCCCGCCCAATACAACTAAAGAAGTCTTGAAAAAAGAGGGGATACTTCAAAACGAGAAGGAAAATGAAGGCATTGCAGAAAATAAAAAACAATCTATTTTTGATGCTATTGCACAACAGGAAGAAGAGACAGTTGTAGAAAATAGCAATAATGGTAGATGGTCCGTAGGCCCTTCTGTCGCCCCTGTGTATTTTGGTTCTACGGGAGAGGGCTCTCCCATACATTCGAACTTTGCTTCAAATTCAAAATCTGGGAGTGTTAATCTGAGCTATGGCGTAACTGTAGCCTACGATGTTGGAAAACGATTAAAAGTGCGTTCTGGCGTCCACAAAGTTAATTTTGGGTATGACACCAACGGTATTTCTGCATCTTCTTCTTTGGATGGCTCCACGAACGATCTAATCGACAATATATCGTATAACCAGACTTCCAGAAATCTGGTCTTGCAAAGTAAAACTACCATCCCAGATGCTTCTGATGCCGATACTTTTGGAGACGTCCCTTTTTTAGAAATCTCTGCAAATGAAACTCCGGGAGTGGATGGTAACCTAGTGCAGCAATTAGGTTATATAGAGGTTCCACTAGAACTAAGTTATGCCTTGGTCGATAAAAAGTTTGGACTTAACCTTATTGGTGGAATCAGTTCGCTGTTTCTTATCGAGGGCGATAATTCCATCGTTTTGGAGGCTGAAAATCTGGTTACCGAAGTAGGAGAGGCCAATAATGCGAATTCTTTGAACTTTAGCACCAATATAGGGATAGGTCTTAATTATGAATTCTCACCTAAAGTCCAGCTGAATATAGAGCCCGTATTCAAATATCAATTAAATACGTTCTCGGAAACCGCTGGTACATTCAACCCTTTTTCTGTTGGTGTATATAGTGGCGTAAGTTTTAGGTTTTAA
- a CDS encoding histidine kinase has protein sequence MLKDNRFEDILIYFSKSMMGKENEEDILWDLAKNCISKLGFVDCVIYLKDQENKFLIQKAAYGPKSPKEKTLYNPVKIAVGNGITGMVALNGVAEIISDTSKDDRYIVDDEARLSEICVPIAYESQIFGVLDCEHPEKGFFNHQHLRMLSAVASICAIKIKNVRDNKSLLEKQENLLKVKAEMVGLKLKVLNSQLNPHFVFNALNAIQYFITSEQKKSALEYMSVFSKLIRFYLKGLDSDTASLKEEIKMLNLYLKLQKLRYNNKFEYTISIKDKSERVDTVIPASVIQTLFENIIEYAIFSQHKNEKLNINFEILDKTVVLKVDYEYYEVEDVIAYEPEYRKRVVQWEDHIKLLNSVKNYTIEKEVSLNTERNKHFGEITLKLPDLS, from the coding sequence ATGTTAAAAGACAATCGGTTTGAAGATATCTTGATTTATTTTTCAAAATCCATGATGGGAAAGGAAAATGAGGAAGATATTCTGTGGGACTTGGCAAAAAACTGTATATCGAAATTGGGTTTTGTGGATTGTGTAATCTACTTAAAGGATCAGGAAAACAAGTTCTTAATTCAAAAAGCGGCATATGGTCCAAAAAGTCCTAAAGAAAAAACACTATACAATCCTGTTAAAATAGCAGTTGGCAATGGCATAACAGGTATGGTAGCGCTCAACGGGGTGGCAGAAATCATAAGCGATACTTCAAAAGATGATCGCTATATTGTAGATGACGAAGCAAGACTTTCAGAAATATGTGTCCCAATTGCTTACGAGAGCCAAATTTTTGGTGTTTTAGACTGTGAGCATCCCGAAAAAGGTTTCTTCAACCATCAGCATTTAAGAATGCTATCGGCAGTTGCTTCCATATGCGCTATAAAAATCAAAAATGTAAGGGACAATAAATCACTTTTAGAAAAACAAGAAAATCTTTTGAAGGTGAAAGCAGAAATGGTCGGGCTTAAGCTCAAGGTTTTAAATTCACAACTAAACCCTCATTTTGTCTTTAATGCGCTCAACGCCATTCAATATTTTATCACCTCAGAGCAGAAAAAATCGGCGTTGGAATACATGTCTGTTTTTAGCAAGCTCATTCGATTTTATTTAAAGGGACTCGATAGTGATACCGCAAGCTTGAAGGAAGAGATAAAAATGCTCAATCTGTATTTAAAATTACAAAAGTTACGCTACAACAATAAGTTTGAATACACGATTTCCATCAAGGATAAATCAGAGAGAGTTGATACTGTAATTCCTGCTTCAGTTATCCAGACACTATTCGAAAATATAATCGAGTATGCCATATTCAGTCAGCATAAAAACGAAAAATTGAACATAAATTTTGAAATCTTGGATAAAACGGTAGTTTTAAAAGTTGATTATGAATACTATGAGGTTGAAGATGTAATTGCTTACGAACCGGAATACCGTAAACGTGTTGTGCAATGGGAAGATCATATCAAGCTTTTGAATTCGGTCAAAAACTACACTATAGAAAAAGAGGTCAGCTTAAATACGGAACGAAATAAGCATTTTGGTGAAATAACACTAAAGCTACCAGATTTGTCTTAG
- a CDS encoding 1-acyl-sn-glycerol-3-phosphate acyltransferase: protein MLLLLRNLGYILYRIWFYILVALPILIFFPFLLATTLSERTYPQFFWLARNIWARTILYGMGCIPKIKREQKLIKGKSYMLVANHTSMLDIMLMLVVSKNPFVFVGKKELVKIPLFGFFYKRVCILVDRESIKSRTGVYRRAQRRLDHGLSICIFPEGGVPDERVVLDQFKDGAFKMAIAHKIPVVPIAFYDNKKRFSFTFLSGGPGRVRAKVHQFFETGILAEEDKSTLREEVRCVILNALEV, encoded by the coding sequence ATGCTACTATTACTTCGGAATTTAGGGTACATTTTATACCGAATTTGGTTTTATATACTTGTAGCGCTTCCTATTCTTATTTTCTTTCCATTTCTATTGGCAACTACCCTTTCTGAAAGGACCTATCCACAATTTTTCTGGCTGGCACGCAATATTTGGGCCAGGACCATTCTCTATGGAATGGGATGTATTCCAAAGATTAAAAGAGAACAAAAATTGATAAAGGGCAAAAGCTACATGTTGGTAGCCAACCATACCAGCATGTTGGACATTATGTTGATGTTGGTGGTCAGTAAAAATCCGTTCGTATTTGTAGGTAAAAAAGAACTGGTTAAGATTCCGCTTTTTGGGTTTTTTTATAAACGGGTCTGTATTTTGGTGGATAGGGAAAGCATTAAAAGTAGGACCGGTGTGTACAGGCGAGCCCAAAGAAGATTAGATCATGGCTTGAGTATTTGTATTTTTCCTGAGGGAGGAGTGCCCGATGAGCGTGTTGTTTTAGATCAATTCAAAGATGGTGCTTTTAAGATGGCGATTGCCCATAAAATACCAGTTGTTCCCATTGCATTTTATGATAATAAGAAGCGATTTTCTTTTACATTTTTAAGTGGTGGCCCGGGAAGAGTGCGTGCCAAAGTGCATCAATTTTTTGAGACGGGGATTCTGGCCGAGGAGGATAAATCAACATTGAGGGAAGAAGTAAGGTGCGTAATTTTAAATGCACTGGAAGTATAA